In one Stieleria sp. JC731 genomic region, the following are encoded:
- a CDS encoding MBOAT family O-acyltransferase, whose product MSLEYFQGRRTDLGMQFTIAEFYLFFIAVFVLVWSTRSLAVRNWVLLVASYYFYAYWDIRFCGLLILSTLVDFAAGSRIASASDARQRKRWLMLSLVVNLGSLAFFKYFNFFIESAQNLLTPWGVHVRTLEIILPVGISFYTFQTLSYTIDIYRGKLKPCRTIVDFALYVAFFPQLVAGPIVRASELLPQLTCRPQWSSRRCYGGAQTILRGLVKKVLIADRLGEFVDVVFAGPELYSGITVWLAVIAYAGQIYYDFSGYSDIAIGLAKMLGYRFPRNFRHPYLAVGMSQFWRRWHMTLSRWLRDYVYIPLGGNRGGRSREFVNLMLTMTLGGLWHGAAWTFVLWGAWHGFALCVERHYPVRRSIPLSMFIHWILTIAVVLFGWVLFRSQSMSDAGEVFGQLAFQSPGILWLPPLAIIAMLAMVVDHCVWHSRWRLAMRLPIDRFYSPVCTAIMIWCLLLYAPRGFTPFVYFQF is encoded by the coding sequence ATGAGCTTGGAATACTTCCAAGGGCGGAGGACTGACCTAGGCATGCAGTTCACGATCGCCGAATTCTATCTGTTTTTCATCGCCGTTTTTGTTCTCGTTTGGAGCACCCGATCACTTGCCGTTCGCAACTGGGTTTTGCTTGTTGCCAGCTACTACTTTTATGCCTATTGGGACATTCGATTCTGCGGACTGTTGATCCTTTCCACGCTCGTCGACTTCGCCGCAGGATCTCGAATCGCTTCTGCAAGCGACGCAAGACAACGTAAGCGATGGTTGATGCTCAGTCTGGTGGTCAACCTAGGGTCGCTGGCGTTTTTCAAGTACTTCAATTTCTTTATCGAATCAGCTCAAAACTTGCTGACGCCCTGGGGCGTTCATGTTCGCACGCTGGAGATCATTCTGCCGGTTGGAATTTCGTTTTACACGTTCCAGACGCTGAGCTATACGATTGATATCTATCGGGGAAAGCTGAAACCATGTCGGACGATCGTTGACTTTGCACTCTACGTGGCATTCTTTCCACAATTGGTCGCCGGTCCGATCGTTCGCGCATCCGAGCTGTTACCGCAGTTGACTTGTAGGCCACAATGGTCCAGTCGTCGATGTTATGGCGGTGCCCAGACTATCCTGCGTGGACTGGTGAAGAAAGTTCTGATCGCTGATCGCCTTGGCGAGTTTGTTGACGTGGTCTTTGCCGGTCCAGAGCTCTATAGCGGAATCACAGTCTGGTTGGCAGTCATCGCCTATGCGGGACAGATTTACTATGACTTCTCCGGGTACTCCGACATTGCAATCGGCTTGGCCAAGATGCTCGGATACCGATTCCCACGAAATTTCAGGCACCCCTATCTCGCCGTTGGGATGTCACAGTTTTGGCGTCGATGGCATATGACTTTGTCTCGCTGGTTGCGTGACTATGTTTACATACCGCTCGGCGGGAACCGAGGCGGTCGATCTCGCGAATTCGTCAACTTGATGTTGACCATGACATTGGGTGGTCTATGGCACGGTGCGGCCTGGACGTTCGTGTTGTGGGGAGCTTGGCACGGTTTCGCACTATGCGTGGAACGTCATTACCCAGTCCGCCGATCGATTCCGCTAAGTATGTTTATCCATTGGATTTTGACAATCGCTGTCGTGCTTTTCGGTTGGGTGCTATTCCGCAGCCAGTCAATGTCGGATGCCGGCGAAGTGTTCGGTCAACTCGCTTTCCAATCGCCGGGCATTCTTTGGCTGCCTCCACTGGCAATCATCGCGATGCTCGCGATGGTTGTCGATCATTGTGTTTGGCATAGCCGGTGGCGATTGGCAATGCGACTTCCGATCGATCGGTTTTACTCACCGGTCTGTACAGCGATCATGATTTGGTGCTTATTGCTTTACGCACCTCGCGGATTCACCCCGTTCGTTTACTTTCAGTTTTAG